One Clostridium novyi NT genomic window carries:
- a CDS encoding ABC transporter permease: MINSIMKINRRAFIILFWLLIWGAVSLYINNQVLFPSPKATFISLLNLIVQKYFWITIFSSVSRVVMGLLFSILLGIILGLCSGINVYLEEILMPLISSIKATPVMSIIILALVWFKASNVSIFTTILICFPIIYTNVVEGIKSTDLNLLQMANIYNVKKIYIVKDIYIPNIKTYVESSILMCLGLAFKVSVASEVLSTPKYSIGLNILNSKSMLETEELFAWTIVVIILSLLFEVIFKTYIKNLHSLRRCHE, translated from the coding sequence ATGATAAATTCTATTATGAAAATAAATAGAAGGGCATTTATAATTTTATTTTGGTTATTAATTTGGGGAGCAGTGTCTCTCTACATTAATAACCAAGTTTTATTTCCTTCTCCGAAAGCTACGTTTATTTCATTATTAAATCTTATAGTACAAAAATACTTTTGGATAACAATATTTAGTAGTGTAAGTAGAGTTGTTATGGGATTACTATTTTCAATCCTTTTAGGAATTATACTTGGACTATGTTCTGGTATAAATGTTTATTTAGAAGAAATCTTAATGCCACTAATATCCTCAATAAAGGCAACCCCTGTTATGTCTATTATAATACTTGCATTAGTTTGGTTTAAAGCTAGCAATGTTTCTATTTTTACAACTATTTTAATATGTTTTCCTATAATATATACAAATGTTGTAGAAGGCATAAAATCTACAGATTTAAATTTACTACAAATGGCAAATATATATAATGTAAAAAAGATATATATAGTGAAGGATATTTATATTCCAAATATAAAAACCTATGTGGAGTCTTCCATATTAATGTGCCTTGGATTAGCTTTTAAAGTATCTGTAGCATCAGAAGTATTAAGTACCCCTAAATATTCAATTGGATTGAATATTTTAAATTCAAAATCCATGTTAGAAACAGAAGAACTTTTTGCATGGACTATTGTAGTTATAATATTAAGCTTATTATTTGAAGTGATATTTAAAACTTATATAAAAAATTTACATAGTTTAAGGAGATGCCATGAATAA
- a CDS encoding ABC transporter substrate-binding protein yields MKNKIKTIFLLLAVIMSALFVGCSKNTNETTKHNEETKAKIKIATLKGPTGMGMVKLMEEDKDNYEISLVDSPDQIVSKIVNGELDGACVPSNLASVLYNKTKGNVKLIGANTLGVLYIVQNGNDIKTIKDLKGKTIYASGKGATPEFILKHILNKNGLVEGKDVNIEYSMQHSDLSTAIASSKIKVAVLPEPFVSITKMKDKNLSIPIDLTREWDKVSSNHSKLIMGTIIFKKDFVDKNKEELDKFIDKYRKSVDFVNKDKEEASKLIEKYGIVPKAKVAEMAIPKCNIVFIDAKDAKGDLEEFYKILLKNNPKSVGGKIPDDKFYYENK; encoded by the coding sequence ATGAAAAATAAAATAAAAACAATATTTTTATTATTAGCAGTAATTATGAGCGCTTTATTTGTAGGATGTTCAAAGAATACTAATGAAACTACTAAACATAATGAGGAAACAAAAGCAAAGATAAAAATAGCTACTTTAAAAGGACCTACAGGTATGGGTATGGTTAAGCTTATGGAAGAAGACAAAGATAATTATGAAATTTCTTTAGTTGATTCACCAGATCAAATAGTATCTAAAATAGTAAATGGAGAATTAGATGGTGCCTGTGTACCTTCAAACTTAGCTTCTGTATTGTACAATAAAACAAAAGGGAATGTTAAACTTATTGGTGCAAATACATTAGGAGTTTTATATATTGTTCAAAATGGAAATGATATAAAAACTATAAAAGATTTAAAAGGAAAAACTATATATGCTAGCGGAAAAGGTGCTACACCTGAATTTATATTAAAACATATACTAAATAAAAATGGACTAGTTGAAGGAAAAGATGTAAATATAGAGTATAGTATGCAACATAGTGATTTATCTACAGCTATAGCTTCTAGCAAGATTAAAGTAGCAGTATTACCTGAACCATTTGTTAGCATAACTAAAATGAAAGATAAAAACCTTAGTATTCCTATTGATTTAACAAGAGAATGGGATAAAGTATCAAGTAATCATAGTAAGCTTATAATGGGTACAATAATATTTAAAAAAGATTTTGTAGATAAAAACAAAGAAGAATTGGACAAATTTATAGACAAGTATAGAAAATCAGTTGATTTTGTAAATAAAGATAAAGAAGAAGCATCAAAATTAATTGAAAAGTATGGAATAGTACCTAAGGCAAAAGTTGCTGAAATGGCAATACCAAAATGCAATATAGTATTTATAGATGCAAAAGATGCTAAAGGTGATTTAGAAGAATTTTATAAGATTTTACTTAAAAACAATCCAAAATCAGTTGGAGGAAAAATACCAGATGATAAATTCTATTATGAAAATAAATAG
- a CDS encoding flavodoxin — protein sequence MKELVVIYWSGTGNTESMANAVAEGARIDDVNVKLMNVSEAKVEDIENADAVGLGCPSMGAEQLEESEMEPFVDSISSAIKGKKLVLFGSYGWGNGEWMEDWEERMTGYGANIVDDCLIINNTPDDEGIEKCKELGETLAKA from the coding sequence ATGAAAGAATTAGTTGTTATTTATTGGAGTGGTACAGGTAATACAGAATCAATGGCAAATGCAGTTGCAGAAGGAGCAAGAATTGATGATGTAAATGTTAAATTAATGAATGTAAGTGAAGCGAAAGTTGAAGATATAGAAAATGCGGATGCAGTTGGACTTGGTTGTCCATCAATGGGCGCAGAGCAATTAGAAGAATCAGAAATGGAGCCATTTGTAGATTCAATTTCATCAGCAATTAAAGGAAAAAAACTAGTTCTATTTGGTTCTTATGGTTGGGGAAATGGAGAATGGATGGAAGATTGGGAAGAAAGAATGACAGGCTATGGAGCAAATATAGTTGATGATTGTTTAATAATTAATAATACTCCTGATGATGAAGGGATTGAAAAGTGCAAGGAACTTGGAGAAACATTAGCAAAAGCTTAA